The genomic stretch TGTTGAAAGAGGATACGCTGTATATCCCTCTGAGTTCGACCTCGGCCAGTTCATGTCTGAATATTATGTTTCCCGAAGACCCGTCAATAAAAACTTCCAAGTCCGGGATTTCTTGGGAGTTTTGAACTGTTTCGCTTTCCGGTACCGGCGAGAGTAAAGCTTGGTTGACGAAAGCCGTTCCTTTGACCGAAGTGTGAAGGTTTGAGTCAACTTCTACTTCTAAATGCCCCGTCACGTTAGCCCAAATGCCTTCGAACCCGGTATAATCGACGTCGGAAAAATCGATTTGAGTTAAAGATTCGAATTTTCTGTAACCTTCAAGGCTTACAACCTTTCCGGAGATGTTTACGTTTCCACGTGAGTTGTCTCCCTGGACTTTGAAAGTTATTGTGTCATCAGTAAATACGGCTCTTGCGTTGATGTTGCTGACGATTTGACCTGCCGGTTTGACAAAAGCTGCGCCGTTGATTAATTCGACGGCTCCGTAAAAATCGGGGTCTTTGTATGTACCTCTGACAGTTGCGCCTCCCCTGATTCTGCCTGAGAGCATAAGCGCGATATCTGACAGGAATTCAAGAGGCCAAAGACCGACGTCGTCAAAAAGAATTTTTACATCGATTTCTTCATTTAGACTAAAGGGCAGGAAACCAGAAAGGGACGAGACCTTTTCTTTAAACACAACCTCGGATGTGTCTATCGTTATTCCTTCAAAATCCGCACTGCCCTCTATAGAAGTATAATCCAGGGTAAAATGCCCGTAATCGAGAGGACCGGTTCTCGCCCTGAAAAATAGATGAGGGTTGGACAATGTACCGTAAAGACGAGAATCGAGGTTCAAGCAGCCCGAAATTGCAGGAGCATTCGGTATCAAGCTCAATACATACAAACTGACGCTGTCCGCACGGAGAAATCCGAGGATTGTGTCTCCCCTTAAATCCAGGCCTGCGATCAAGTTCATGCCCGAATATCCAGCCGCCCTGAAAGTGTCGACGTAAATACCTGTTCCTGAGAAATCGATGACTACGGGAGAAACGGTGGTTAGATAAATCGAATCGCTGTAGAGATCAAAAACCTCGAGAATTACTTTCTTATCTTCGGGGTCGAACACGAAACCGGTTCTCAAATCCAAATCGCTCGATGAGGCATTTAAGTTTCCGCAGAGGTTTCTCTCCGAAGATCCTGCTATAATTTCAAGCTGTTCTAAATTGAATTTACCCAGGGTTAAGTCAGAACAGGATATTCGTACTGAATCCGCCGTATAATCTTCAAAACAGAAATTTTCCAAATTTATCAAGAGATCCCGCGAGTAATAATCGTTCAATCCGGCTTCCGATATTCTTAGATCGGCGTCTAAGCGGCTTCCGTCAAAATTAAAAGTGCCGTTTGCGATTCCTGAGATGTCTATTTCTGCGAGTTTAAAGTCTTCCAAAAGGGATAAATCGAAATCGATCAGATTGCCGTCGATGTAGTAGGATCTTTTGTTGAAATTTCCTTGCGCCCTGAAACCGCCGTAATCCTCAGTTTCGCATTTCAGGGAGACATCGTAAATTCCCGAGTCGGCAAAAGCTTTTCCGTTTATGGAGTTTAAAGAGACGTTGTTCAGGGTTGAATTTGAAAATGAAAAATCAGACTGACCGAATATAGCGTTGAATTCCCGTAGATTTTTAAGCCAACCCCAAACCATGCCGTTTGCGGTGAATTCGTAGGGAAAATAATCATGCGTAAAACTCATGGAATTTTGGCTGATGCCCTGAATTCCGGCGTGAAAAGAAAGAGAGTCAATTAAACTGTTGTAGGTAAAAGAAAGAGTAATGTCTCCCTGGCTGAAAAATATCCTTGAGTTGTCTGAAGTTACTGATCCGTCTTCGAATGATAGGTCTGTAACAAAGGAATCGGCTTTGAATTGACCCAAAGAAACAGAAGACCCTTTCAAAGCAATAAAAGCCATGATCAACTCTTTTTGAAAAACGAAATTTCCGTTTCCTGACAGGAAACCCCGTGCGTCTTTGTGCCACTTTTCAGCTTCTACGAAAATTGAATCAACAGAAATTCTGAAAAGAGATTCTCCTGTGTTTATGTCTGCTCTCGCGGTTGTTCGGGCGCCGTCCGTTTCCGCCCATATTATTCCCGAAATATTCAAATCCGGATAAATCACTATATCAGAGACCAGTTGGACTTTTTTTGCTATTGCCGGTAAAAAGAAATCACTTTCACCGACGTATATGTTTATGCCTTCGGGGTATGAAATTAAACTGATCTGAGCGAATATTTCCGACGCTGATTTGCCGTCGTAAACCAAATTGCCATTTGTCACATAAACATTCTCAACCGAAAATTTCGGAAATTCAATTTCAGCCTTACGAGCTTCAGTTGAATCTTCCCTTGTGAGGCTCCAATTGAGAATGCCCGAATCGGAGTGGGTGAATCTGAGATCCAATCCGTCGATCAGCACGGTGTTTATTTCCTTTTTGTTCCAGATATCTATTGGGCTGAATGTTAATTCAACCCGATTGGAACTCATGAGCAGTTCTTCTCGATCATTGTAAATATAAAGTTCGTCAACCCATATTGAAGGTTTTAAAAATACTCCGATTCTCCTGTATGAAATGGTCAAATTGTATTTGCTCTCGATAAATTTGACGAACTCTTTGATTGTGAAGTCGGTTGAATCTCCTTGTGAAATTCCGAATATAGCGAAGAGGAAAAGGGCGGCTGAAACCGCTAAGGGGATCAACCTTATTCGCGGGATGAAACGTATCTTCTTTTTTTCAGAACGGGTTTCCGAAAGCAAATTGAATTAATCCTTTGTTTCTTTGTTCACCGGCGAGAGGTAATCCGAACTCAATTCTTAAAGGGCCGGCAGGAGTGTTGTAGATCAGACCCAAGCCAACTGAAATTCCTACGTTTTCGTATGGGGAGACGTCTTTTGGGCAGTCCCATAAACCTCCCAGGTCGGAGAAAGCCTCCAGAGAAAAATCTCCTATGTTGTAGTGCGCCTGAATCATGGCGTTGAGAAGAATGTTACCGCTG from candidate division WOR-3 bacterium encodes the following:
- a CDS encoding translocation/assembly module TamB domain-containing protein; translation: MIPLAVSAALFLFAIFGISQGDSTDFTIKEFVKFIESKYNLTISYRRIGVFLKPSIWVDELYIYNDREELLMSSNRVELTFSPIDIWNKKEINTVLIDGLDLRFTHSDSGILNWSLTREDSTEARKAEIEFPKFSVENVYVTNGNLVYDGKSASEIFAQISLISYPEGINIYVGESDFFLPAIAKKVQLVSDIVIYPDLNISGIIWAETDGARTTARADINTGESLFRISVDSIFVEAEKWHKDARGFLSGNGNFVFQKELIMAFIALKGSSVSLGQFKADSFVTDLSFEDGSVTSDNSRIFFSQGDITLSFTYNSLIDSLSFHAGIQGISQNSMSFTHDYFPYEFTANGMVWGWLKNLREFNAIFGQSDFSFSNSTLNNVSLNSINGKAFADSGIYDVSLKCETEDYGGFRAQGNFNKRSYYIDGNLIDFDLSLLEDFKLAEIDISGIANGTFNFDGSRLDADLRISEAGLNDYYSRDLLINLENFCFEDYTADSVRISCSDLTLGKFNLEQLEIIAGSSERNLCGNLNASSSDLDLRTGFVFDPEDKKVILEVFDLYSDSIYLTTVSPVVIDFSGTGIYVDTFRAAGYSGMNLIAGLDLRGDTILGFLRADSVSLYVLSLIPNAPAISGCLNLDSRLYGTLSNPHLFFRARTGPLDYGHFTLDYTSIEGSADFEGITIDTSEVVFKEKVSSLSGFLPFSLNEEIDVKILFDDVGLWPLEFLSDIALMLSGRIRGGATVRGTYKDPDFYGAVELINGAAFVKPAGQIVSNINARAVFTDDTITFKVQGDNSRGNVNISGKVVSLEGYRKFESLTQIDFSDVDYTGFEGIWANVTGHLEVEVDSNLHTSVKGTAFVNQALLSPVPESETVQNSQEIPDLEVFIDGSSGNIIFRHELAEVELRGIYSVSSFNNVINTKGELTAERGNIFYLDRSFNITEGELLLITDSTEIGGVVDFTGKTEIFYTDPASGTPPETREITIYANLNGDVNHPALTLSSDPKMSQQDIIALLTFNTTWSNITSVSTIASAVPNRAVNYLLRTKVFSKLEKALNLSVINLETQLGSSNSAKLTLAKYVTRNVYVEYTKDILNNSPADITLTYRLWKNTSFILNKDDEDIIGTGIQWIWRY